The following are encoded together in the Aciduricibacillus chroicocephali genome:
- a CDS encoding serine hydrolase has protein sequence MSHVYRKVLTFVLLSLAFCILVPHGASAERTVDVKAKAAILVDEKSGKILYEKNSNTSLPPASMSKIMTEYLVWEAIKKGEIKWDTTTQISDYPYSLSANKDFSGVGLRQSKDYKVEDLYKAMAINSDNATTVALAELIAGSETDFVKRMNKKAKELGMKDSDFVNATGLDNKDLGKYRPKGSSPNETNLMSAHDAALLAYRLIHDYPRALDISSMPETDFDGQKIRNWNYMLPHDASYLKQFYYDGVDGLKTGYTDMAGYCFTGTAQRSGTRLITVVMKTASEDERFNETKKLLDYGFEQFDQKKIFPAGNRALTNRDQADKSLPVAKGKESSVPIGLKDAVEIPVKKNSSTKYELKIDIDKSKLNKDGKLEAPVKKGTKIGTAKLVKKGEKDEGYIYSDNKNDGIDVITTKPVEKDNWFMLTLKAIGHFFSNLFTTIFETIKGWF, from the coding sequence GTGAGTCATGTATATCGTAAAGTGTTGACTTTTGTTTTGCTTTCTTTGGCTTTTTGTATTCTTGTGCCGCATGGTGCGAGTGCAGAGCGCACAGTTGATGTCAAGGCAAAGGCAGCCATTTTAGTAGATGAGAAGTCGGGTAAGATTTTATATGAAAAGAATTCGAATACTTCGTTGCCCCCTGCGAGTATGTCAAAAATCATGACGGAGTATCTTGTTTGGGAAGCTATTAAAAAAGGCGAGATCAAGTGGGATACAACGACACAGATCAGTGACTATCCTTACAGCCTTTCAGCGAACAAGGATTTCTCGGGTGTAGGGTTGCGTCAAAGCAAGGATTACAAGGTTGAGGACTTGTATAAAGCTATGGCGATCAACTCTGATAATGCGACAACAGTGGCATTGGCAGAGTTAATTGCAGGTTCGGAGACGGATTTCGTTAAGCGTATGAACAAGAAGGCTAAAGAACTGGGCATGAAGGATTCCGATTTTGTTAATGCCACAGGACTTGATAACAAGGATCTTGGAAAATATCGTCCAAAGGGTTCCAGTCCGAATGAGACGAACTTGATGTCTGCACATGATGCAGCATTGCTTGCTTATCGTCTAATACACGATTATCCAAGAGCACTTGATATTTCGAGTATGCCGGAAACTGACTTTGATGGGCAAAAAATCCGCAACTGGAATTACATGCTCCCCCACGATGCTTCATATTTGAAACAATTCTATTATGATGGCGTGGATGGCTTGAAGACTGGTTATACGGATATGGCTGGATACTGTTTCACAGGAACAGCTCAGCGAAGCGGTACGCGTCTTATCACAGTTGTCATGAAGACGGCCAGTGAAGATGAACGCTTCAATGAAACGAAGAAACTGCTTGATTATGGTTTTGAACAGTTTGATCAAAAGAAGATATTCCCGGCTGGTAACAGAGCGCTTACAAACAGAGACCAGGCCGACAAGTCCCTTCCGGTTGCAAAGGGTAAAGAAAGCTCAGTGCCAATTGGTCTGAAAGATGCTGTTGAAATTCCAGTCAAAAAAAATTCCTCTACCAAGTATGAGCTGAAAATAGATATAGACAAGTCTAAGCTCAATAAAGATGGAAAGCTCGAAGCCCCTGTTAAAAAGGGAACAAAGATCGGTACTGCCAAGCTTGTGAAAAAGGGCGAAAAGGATGAAGGTTACATATATTCCGACAATAAAAATGACGGTATAGATGTTATCACGACGAAACCTGTTGAAAAAGATAATTGGTTTATGCTAACATTAAAGGCAATTGGTCACTTTTTTTCGAATCTTTTCACAACTATTTTTGAAACTATAAAAGGCTGGTTCTGA
- the pdxS gene encoding pyridoxal 5'-phosphate synthase lyase subunit PdxS — MANTGTDRVKRGMAEMQKGGVIMDVVNAEQAKVAEAAGAVAVMALERVPSDIRAAGGVARMADPTITEEVMNAVSIPVMAKCRIGHISEARVLEAMGVDYIDESEVLTPADDLFHLKKSDYTVPFVCGCRNLGEAVRRIGEGASMLRTKGEPGTGNIVEAVRHLREVQAEIRTLSAMSEDEVMVFARDIRAPYEILLQIREEGKLPVVNFAAGGVATPADAALMMELGADGVFVGSGIFKSDNPEKFARAIVEATTHYQDYARIVELSKGLGTAMKGIEMSTLTESDRMAVRSL, encoded by the coding sequence ATGGCAAATACAGGTACAGATCGCGTTAAACGCGGCATGGCAGAAATGCAAAAGGGCGGCGTCATCATGGACGTTGTTAACGCTGAACAGGCTAAAGTTGCTGAGGCAGCAGGTGCAGTTGCAGTAATGGCGCTTGAACGTGTTCCTTCAGATATTCGCGCAGCTGGCGGCGTTGCTCGCATGGCTGACCCGACAATTACTGAAGAAGTCATGAATGCGGTATCAATTCCGGTCATGGCGAAATGCCGTATCGGCCATATTTCCGAGGCTCGCGTTTTGGAAGCAATGGGCGTTGATTACATTGACGAGAGTGAAGTTCTTACTCCAGCAGATGATCTTTTCCATTTGAAAAAATCAGACTACACTGTACCGTTCGTATGCGGCTGCCGCAACTTGGGTGAAGCAGTTCGCCGTATTGGCGAAGGAGCTTCAATGCTTCGTACTAAGGGCGAACCTGGTACTGGTAATATCGTAGAAGCTGTACGTCACCTTCGTGAAGTGCAAGCTGAAATTCGTACACTTTCTGCAATGTCAGAGGATGAAGTAATGGTGTTCGCTCGTGATATCCGTGCACCGTACGAAATTCTTCTTCAAATCCGTGAAGAAGGCAAGCTTCCTGTTGTAAACTTCGCAGCTGGCGGTGTAGCTACACCTGCTGATGCAGCACTTATGATGGAACTTGGCGCTGATGGTGTATTCGTAGGTTCAGGTATCTTCAAATCTGACAATCCTGAGAAGTTCGCTCGCGCAATCGTTGAAGCAACTACTCATTATCAGGACTATGCTCGTATTGTTGAGCTTTCAAAAGGTCTTGGTACTGCTATGAAAGGCATCGAGATGAGCACTTTGACAGAAAGCGACCGCATGGCGGTACGCAGCCTCTAA
- the pdxT gene encoding pyridoxal 5'-phosphate synthase glutaminase subunit PdxT: protein MTKIGILALQGAVREHARAVEASGATAVEVKRVEQLSEIDGLILPGGESTAMRRLMDRSDFIPALQAFGRSGKPIFGTCAGLILLAKEIEGADHAHLALMDMKVARNAFGRQVDSFETRLDVKDVAGDLNAVFIRAPYVVSVGPDVQVLAEHEGRIVAARQENYLCAAFHPELTDDHRFAAYFVKMVEEAQKVAL from the coding sequence ATGACGAAAATCGGGATACTCGCATTGCAAGGAGCGGTCCGCGAACATGCTCGTGCTGTGGAAGCAAGCGGCGCGACTGCTGTTGAAGTAAAAAGAGTGGAACAGCTTTCCGAAATTGATGGCTTGATCTTACCTGGTGGTGAGAGTACAGCGATGCGCCGTCTGATGGACCGCAGTGATTTTATTCCTGCGCTTCAGGCCTTTGGCAGATCAGGCAAACCGATATTCGGTACATGTGCAGGACTGATTTTGCTGGCCAAGGAGATTGAGGGGGCTGATCATGCCCACCTCGCTCTAATGGACATGAAAGTTGCCCGTAATGCATTCGGTCGCCAGGTTGACAGCTTTGAGACACGTCTTGATGTTAAAGATGTTGCCGGTGATCTGAACGCAGTCTTCATTCGCGCCCCTTATGTCGTTTCTGTAGGACCGGATGTTCAGGTTCTCGCAGAGCACGAGGGCAGAATTGTCGCAGCACGCCAGGAGAATTACCTCTGTGCGGCATTCCATCCGGAACTGACAGACGACCATCGTTTTGCTGCATACTTTGTTAAAATGGTGGAAGAGGCACAAAAGGTCGCTCTTTAA
- the serS gene encoding serine--tRNA ligase gives MLDMKRLRNNFDDIKGKLAHRGEDISELDHFGELDERRRKIINEVEQLKAKKNEVSQQIPQLKKEGKNADEAIKEMREVGDKIKAMDSELNEIEEKLQNILLSIPNVPHESVPVGEDEEDNIVHRTWGDVTEFGYEPQPHWDIATGLGILDFEKAAKVTGSRFVFYKGLGARLERALLNFMMDLHADEHGYEEILPPYIVNRASMTGTGQLPKFEEDAFKIADWDYFLIPTAEVPVTNYYRDDILKAEQLPQKFVAYSACFRSEAGSAGRDTRGLIRQHQFNKVELVQFVKPEDSYEALEKLTNNAETVLQKLGLPYRVMSMCTGDLGFTAAKKYDIEVWIPSQNTYREISSCSNFEDFQARRAGIRFRRETNGKPEFVHTLNGSGLAIGRTVAAILENYQQEDGSVVVPEALRPYMGGKDVIK, from the coding sequence ATGCTGGACATGAAGAGACTGCGCAATAATTTTGATGATATTAAAGGGAAACTCGCTCACAGAGGAGAGGACATCTCTGAACTGGACCATTTTGGTGAGTTAGATGAAAGAAGACGTAAGATTATTAATGAAGTAGAGCAGCTAAAGGCTAAAAAAAATGAGGTTTCTCAACAGATTCCTCAGTTGAAAAAAGAGGGTAAAAACGCTGACGAAGCAATCAAGGAAATGCGTGAAGTCGGTGATAAAATCAAAGCGATGGATAGTGAGCTTAATGAGATTGAAGAGAAGCTCCAAAATATTCTTCTATCAATTCCTAACGTCCCGCATGAGAGTGTTCCTGTCGGCGAAGACGAGGAAGATAATATTGTGCATCGTACATGGGGAGATGTGACTGAGTTTGGTTATGAGCCACAGCCACATTGGGATATCGCTACAGGTCTTGGAATTCTAGATTTTGAAAAGGCAGCCAAAGTTACTGGGAGCCGCTTCGTTTTTTATAAAGGCCTTGGCGCTCGTCTAGAACGAGCACTCCTCAACTTCATGATGGACCTACATGCCGATGAACATGGTTATGAAGAGATTTTGCCACCATATATTGTGAACCGGGCAAGCATGACAGGGACGGGTCAGCTTCCGAAGTTCGAGGAAGATGCTTTTAAAATCGCTGATTGGGATTACTTCCTTATCCCAACTGCAGAAGTGCCAGTGACGAACTACTACCGTGACGATATTCTTAAAGCAGAACAGCTGCCACAGAAATTTGTTGCATACAGCGCGTGCTTCCGCTCAGAGGCCGGTTCTGCAGGCCGTGACACACGAGGCCTCATCCGCCAGCACCAGTTCAACAAAGTTGAGCTTGTCCAGTTTGTAAAACCGGAGGATTCCTATGAAGCTCTTGAAAAGCTGACGAACAATGCAGAGACAGTCTTGCAAAAGTTAGGTTTGCCATACCGAGTTATGAGCATGTGTACAGGCGATCTTGGTTTTACAGCAGCGAAGAAATATGACATCGAAGTTTGGATTCCAAGCCAGAACACATACCGAGAGATTTCTTCTTGCTCTAACTTTGAAGACTTCCAGGCACGCCGTGCAGGCATTCGTTTCCGCCGTGAAACAAATGGAAAGCCGGAATTCGTTCATACGTTGAACGGCTCAGGTCTTGCAATTGGCCGTACAGTTGCAGCTATCCTGGAAAACTATCAGCAAGAAGACGGATCTGTCGTCGTACCAGAAGCACTGCGTCCTTATATGGGTGGTAAAGACGTTATTAAGTAA
- the proC gene encoding pyrroline-5-carboxylate reductase, whose product MFKKVAFIGAGSMAEAIIAGLAKDESLVKRENIVVTNKLNEDRLEELHHKYGITTLVGKAAVVRDADIIVLSMKPKDLAEAVEDIKNFVQEDQVIVSVIAGASCERIANLFGKKIPVIRTMPNTSAMIGYSATALSKGEYATEKQLQDAIALFETVGSAFVVKEDEMHAVTSISGSGPAYFYFMVEAMQEAAGKVGLRPEIAQDLIVQTIVGAGQMLKVTEEDAGVLRKNITSPGGTTQAALETLATENFQEAVIKCVESCYNRSREMGKENG is encoded by the coding sequence ATGTTCAAAAAAGTCGCATTTATCGGCGCGGGTTCTATGGCAGAAGCAATTATTGCGGGACTTGCCAAAGATGAGAGCCTCGTCAAACGTGAAAATATTGTCGTTACAAATAAACTAAATGAAGATCGCCTTGAAGAACTACATCATAAGTACGGCATTACGACGCTTGTCGGTAAAGCTGCAGTTGTACGAGATGCGGATATTATTGTCCTTTCTATGAAACCAAAGGACTTGGCTGAAGCAGTGGAAGATATTAAAAACTTCGTACAGGAAGATCAAGTCATTGTCTCAGTCATTGCTGGAGCTTCATGCGAACGTATTGCTAACCTATTCGGTAAAAAGATTCCAGTGATTCGAACGATGCCTAATACTTCGGCAATGATTGGCTATTCGGCAACAGCTCTCTCAAAAGGAGAATATGCAACAGAAAAACAATTGCAGGATGCTATTGCACTCTTCGAAACTGTTGGCTCTGCCTTTGTTGTGAAGGAAGATGAAATGCATGCAGTGACAAGCATCTCGGGAAGCGGACCGGCTTATTTCTACTTTATGGTAGAAGCGATGCAAGAAGCGGCAGGAAAAGTTGGTCTTCGTCCAGAGATTGCCCAGGATTTGATCGTCCAGACAATTGTCGGAGCGGGTCAGATGCTAAAAGTTACAGAAGAAGATGCTGGTGTCTTGCGGAAGAACATTACAAGCCCAGGGGGAACAACGCAGGCTGCATTAGAGACACTTGCAACAGAGAATTTCCAGGAAGCTGTTATCAAGTGTGTAGAAAGCTGTTACAATCGTTCTCGTGAAATGGGTAAGGAAAACGGCTAA
- the acsA gene encoding acetate--CoA ligase, whose amino-acid sequence MVFQEKHLPAQEGSYNLQDYDTYRENFSWEDMKKNFSWNETGKVNIAYEAVDRHAQNPEKKDQVALYYSAPDREEQLTYAELSAKSDQFANVLKAKGVVKGDRVFLFMPRSPEFYISFFGILKIGAVAGPLFEAFMEQAVRDRLEDSEAKVLITTKELVGRVPQDELPKLEKIVIVGEQPEQSSEKYIDYAKEMNSAPIDFDIEWVDLEDGMLLHYTSGSTGKPKGVYHVHNNMIQHYATAEWVLDLRDNDIYWCTADPGWVTGTSYGIFGPWLKGVTNVVRGGRFTPDSWYQTLQDYKVTVWYTAPTALRMFMSAGEEVKNKYDLSHLRHMLSVGEPLNPEVIVWAEEAFGKRIHDTWWMTETGAMLIANLPSAEIRPGSMGRPLPGIEASIVDDEGNEIGANQMGNLAIKAGWPAMMRKIWGNPEKYESYFINGWYVSGDSAYKDEDGYFWFQGRVDDVINTSGERVGPFEVESKLIEHPAVAEAGVIGKPHAERGEIIKAFIKLNDGYEESEDLLEEIRQFVKTGLAAHAAPREMEIKDSIPKTRSGKIMRRLLKAWELGLPTGDTSTLEE is encoded by the coding sequence ATGGTATTCCAGGAAAAACATTTGCCTGCACAAGAAGGTTCATATAATTTACAGGATTATGATACATATCGGGAGAATTTCTCCTGGGAAGATATGAAAAAGAACTTTAGCTGGAATGAAACAGGAAAGGTGAACATTGCTTATGAAGCAGTGGATCGTCACGCGCAGAATCCTGAGAAAAAGGATCAAGTGGCACTGTATTATTCCGCACCTGACCGTGAAGAACAGCTGACGTATGCTGAACTTTCCGCGAAAAGTGATCAATTTGCAAATGTTCTAAAGGCGAAAGGTGTTGTGAAAGGAGACCGTGTATTCCTTTTCATGCCGCGCAGTCCGGAATTTTATATTTCGTTCTTCGGTATTCTGAAGATTGGTGCAGTCGCTGGTCCTCTCTTTGAAGCGTTTATGGAGCAGGCTGTCCGTGATCGTCTGGAGGATAGTGAGGCAAAGGTTCTCATTACGACGAAAGAACTGGTTGGACGTGTTCCTCAGGATGAACTTCCAAAGTTGGAGAAAATCGTGATTGTCGGTGAACAGCCGGAACAGTCATCAGAGAAGTATATAGATTATGCCAAGGAAATGAACAGTGCACCAATCGATTTTGATATCGAATGGGTCGATCTTGAAGACGGTATGTTGCTTCATTATACTTCTGGTTCAACAGGAAAACCAAAGGGTGTTTACCACGTCCATAACAATATGATTCAGCACTATGCTACGGCTGAGTGGGTGCTTGATCTGCGTGATAACGATATTTACTGGTGTACAGCGGATCCAGGTTGGGTTACAGGTACAAGTTACGGCATCTTCGGACCTTGGCTGAAAGGTGTCACGAATGTCGTCCGCGGTGGTCGGTTCACACCGGATTCATGGTATCAGACATTGCAGGATTACAAAGTGACAGTATGGTATACAGCACCGACAGCACTTCGCATGTTCATGAGCGCGGGTGAGGAAGTCAAAAATAAATATGATTTATCACATCTCCGTCATATGCTCAGTGTCGGTGAGCCACTTAACCCGGAAGTCATCGTTTGGGCTGAGGAAGCATTCGGTAAGCGAATCCATGATACTTGGTGGATGACTGAGACAGGCGCAATGCTTATCGCCAACTTGCCATCTGCAGAAATCCGCCCTGGTTCCATGGGGCGTCCGCTTCCAGGAATTGAGGCGTCAATTGTTGATGATGAAGGCAATGAAATCGGTGCGAACCAGATGGGCAATCTTGCGATCAAAGCAGGCTGGCCAGCGATGATGCGTAAAATCTGGGGGAATCCGGAGAAGTACGAGAGCTACTTTATCAATGGTTGGTATGTTTCAGGTGACAGTGCATATAAAGACGAGGACGGCTACTTCTGGTTCCAGGGACGTGTAGATGATGTCATCAACACTTCAGGTGAACGTGTTGGCCCTTTTGAAGTTGAAAGCAAACTGATCGAACACCCAGCTGTTGCTGAAGCTGGTGTCATCGGAAAACCACATGCAGAACGCGGCGAAATCATTAAAGCATTCATCAAACTGAATGATGGTTACGAGGAGTCTGAGGATTTGCTTGAAGAAATCCGTCAATTTGTTAAAACAGGCCTGGCTGCTCATGCAGCACCTCGTGAAATGGAAATCAAAGATTCCATTCCAAAGACGCGGAGCGGTAAAATTATGCGCCGTCTCCTAAAGGCATGGGAACTCGGTTTGCCGACTGGGGATACTTCCACTTTGGAAGAATAA
- a CDS encoding DUF6612 family protein, translating into MKRFMQVLLMAILVSMFATACGQDNAKDNNKAEENQSKETANKEAKADEKKEKELTAEEITEKSSKVMNNWAGMSYNMTGKTHILAQQGDEKQEINQDLNMQSKVTNKPFAMELTGTVSMEGQKVPVNSYYKDKTMYQEAPGQGWIAINGMDLEALQQNSQSQNPSEQIQQFTKMMKEIQDSGDENKYVKKEEKDGLYIISLELDEKGLSILKDQAKDIMKQSMGEQIQQIAGDALDKMKYNSMNVVFYIDKNTFEQKKLNQKMSISMEQDGATMTMDMDITLDSLKKFDGEIEVPEDVKKDAQEISMEDLQQAQQ; encoded by the coding sequence ATGAAACGTTTTATGCAAGTATTGCTCATGGCTATTCTCGTTTCTATGTTCGCCACAGCATGCGGTCAGGACAATGCGAAGGACAACAACAAGGCAGAAGAAAATCAGAGTAAAGAGACTGCCAACAAGGAAGCAAAAGCTGATGAGAAAAAGGAAAAAGAACTGACAGCTGAAGAAATTACAGAGAAATCTAGCAAAGTGATGAATAACTGGGCAGGCATGTCTTATAATATGACAGGAAAGACTCATATTCTTGCTCAGCAAGGTGATGAGAAACAAGAAATCAATCAGGATCTTAACATGCAGTCTAAAGTGACAAACAAACCTTTCGCCATGGAACTGACAGGAACTGTTTCTATGGAAGGGCAGAAGGTTCCAGTAAATAGCTACTATAAAGATAAAACAATGTATCAGGAAGCACCAGGGCAAGGCTGGATTGCAATTAATGGAATGGACTTGGAAGCGCTTCAGCAAAACAGCCAGTCTCAGAATCCTTCAGAACAGATTCAGCAATTCACTAAGATGATGAAAGAGATTCAAGATTCTGGGGATGAGAATAAGTACGTGAAGAAAGAAGAGAAAGATGGTCTGTACATCATCTCTCTTGAACTGGATGAAAAAGGGCTGTCCATACTTAAGGATCAGGCTAAAGATATTATGAAGCAAAGCATGGGAGAACAGATTCAGCAAATTGCTGGAGATGCACTGGATAAAATGAAATACAACAGCATGAATGTCGTTTTCTATATAGATAAGAATACGTTCGAACAGAAAAAACTGAATCAGAAAATGAGCATTTCCATGGAGCAAGATGGTGCTACAATGACGATGGATATGGATATTACACTTGATTCACTGAAGAAATTTGACGGTGAGATTGAAGTGCCTGAGGATGTGAAAAAAGACGCTCAGGAAATCTCCATGGAAGATTTGCAGCAAGCTCAACAATGA
- the hmpA gene encoding NO-inducible flavohemoprotein, with translation MANAGLDAKTIEIVKSTVPVLEQHGNAITKRFYEMMLSEVPELNNIFNQTNQKRGGQPKALAATVYAAAANIDQLENILPVVKQISEKHKSLDIKAEHYPIVGKYLLKAIKDVLGDAATDEIIDAWAKAYGVIADVFISVEKGMYEEDAASEGGWNGFRDFKIVRKTKESDVVTSFYLAPVDGKSIMKHKPGQYITVKATIPGQKYVHMRQYSLSDAPGSDMYRISVKREDAKGDYSDGIVSTYMHETVQEGDILPISAPSGDFIVDTKDARPLVLISRGVGLTPVMSMLEEVTRKQPEREIYFIYATYSSNMHPMKERMEQIATENKNVHMTFVYNKPLVEDEGKYDYKGYVDEALLNKLLPTTDVACYFCGFEDFMRTVSDSLKAMGVKEEDRHFEYFGPQLGMSIA, from the coding sequence ATGGCAAATGCCGGTTTGGATGCAAAAACAATTGAAATCGTAAAATCCACAGTGCCAGTACTTGAACAGCACGGCAACGCAATTACAAAACGCTTTTATGAAATGATGCTCTCTGAAGTCCCTGAACTGAACAACATCTTTAACCAGACAAATCAGAAACGCGGTGGCCAGCCAAAAGCCCTCGCAGCAACTGTTTATGCAGCTGCAGCAAATATTGACCAGCTAGAAAACATTCTTCCTGTTGTAAAACAGATTTCTGAAAAACACAAAAGTCTTGATATCAAAGCAGAACATTATCCGATTGTTGGAAAGTATTTGCTGAAAGCAATCAAGGATGTACTTGGTGATGCTGCAACTGATGAGATTATCGACGCATGGGCTAAAGCCTACGGAGTCATTGCAGATGTCTTCATCAGTGTCGAAAAAGGTATGTATGAAGAGGATGCTGCATCTGAAGGCGGATGGAATGGGTTCCGTGATTTCAAAATTGTCCGCAAGACAAAGGAATCCGATGTTGTTACATCATTCTATTTAGCACCCGTCGATGGCAAATCAATTATGAAGCACAAGCCGGGTCAGTACATTACAGTTAAAGCGACAATACCAGGACAGAAATACGTTCATATGCGTCAATATAGCCTTTCTGATGCACCTGGCTCTGATATGTATCGAATTAGTGTAAAACGTGAAGATGCAAAGGGCGATTATTCAGACGGGATCGTTTCAACTTACATGCACGAAACTGTTCAGGAAGGTGACATTCTGCCAATTTCTGCTCCATCCGGTGACTTTATTGTCGATACAAAAGATGCTCGCCCGCTCGTATTGATCAGCCGTGGGGTTGGCCTTACTCCAGTTATGAGTATGCTTGAAGAAGTGACACGCAAACAGCCTGAACGTGAAATCTACTTTATTTATGCAACTTACTCATCCAACATGCACCCAATGAAAGAGCGGATGGAACAGATTGCTACAGAAAATAAAAACGTTCATATGACCTTTGTCTATAACAAGCCACTTGTCGAGGATGAAGGAAAGTATGACTACAAAGGTTATGTTGATGAAGCTTTGCTTAACAAATTGCTTCCGACAACAGACGTTGCCTGCTACTTCTGTGGATTCGAAGACTTCATGAGAACAGTCTCAGATTCTTTGAAGGCAATGGGGGTAAAAGAAGAAGATCGTCACTTCGAGTACTTTGGCCCACAGCTTGGAATGTCTATTGCTTAA
- a CDS encoding Rrf2 family transcriptional regulator, translating to MNLKKYTDYSLRVLIFTATKGDGELSSIKEISEVYHISSHHLGKIVFELNKLGLIETIRGRGGGIRLAKDPAEINIGMVVREMEDDFNILECFDKELNHCILSPACKLKHVLNDALKAFLAVLDQYTLADLVWNDDELRRLFGL from the coding sequence ATGAATCTGAAAAAATACACAGATTACTCGCTGCGTGTGCTCATCTTTACGGCGACAAAAGGAGATGGTGAACTTTCCAGTATCAAAGAGATTTCGGAAGTTTACCATATCTCATCACATCACCTCGGTAAAATCGTTTTTGAACTGAACAAGCTTGGCCTGATTGAAACAATCCGAGGCCGAGGCGGTGGTATCCGGCTTGCGAAAGACCCTGCAGAAATTAACATTGGCATGGTTGTCCGAGAGATGGAAGACGACTTCAATATCCTTGAGTGTTTTGACAAAGAGTTGAACCATTGCATTCTCTCACCTGCGTGCAAGTTGAAGCATGTGCTCAATGATGCCCTAAAGGCTTTTCTAGCTGTGCTCGACCAATATACACTCGCAGATCTTGTTTGGAATGATGATGAGCTGCGCCGTCTGTTTGGCCTGTAA
- a CDS encoding type 1 glutamine amidotransferase domain-containing protein translates to MGKRIACVVTDEFEDVEFQEPADAYKEEGHEVVVIGFEKGKKIKGKQGDVELTADLGIDDAKADDFDALFIPGGNSPDQLRADDRFVKFAKKFMDDKKPVFAICHGPQLLITARTLEGRDATGYKSIQVDIDYAKANLHDEEVVVCQNQLVTSRQPDDIPAFNRESLKLLAS, encoded by the coding sequence ATGGGTAAACGAATTGCCTGTGTTGTTACAGATGAATTTGAAGATGTGGAATTTCAGGAACCTGCAGATGCCTATAAAGAGGAAGGACACGAAGTTGTTGTAATCGGCTTTGAGAAAGGTAAGAAAATCAAAGGGAAGCAAGGGGATGTCGAACTTACGGCAGATCTTGGAATTGATGATGCCAAAGCGGATGATTTCGATGCGCTCTTCATTCCGGGGGGCAACTCGCCAGACCAGCTTCGTGCGGATGACCGCTTTGTGAAGTTTGCTAAAAAGTTCATGGATGATAAGAAACCGGTCTTCGCAATTTGTCACGGACCGCAGTTGCTCATTACGGCACGTACGCTTGAAGGCCGTGACGCAACAGGCTACAAATCGATTCAGGTGGATATTGATTATGCAAAGGCAAACTTGCATGACGAAGAGGTTGTCGTCTGCCAAAATCAGCTCGTTACAAGCCGTCAGCCAGATGACATCCCGGCGTTCAACCGTGAGTCATTAAAACTGCTTGCTTCATAA